The proteins below come from a single Papaver somniferum cultivar HN1 chromosome 11, ASM357369v1, whole genome shotgun sequence genomic window:
- the LOC113323577 gene encoding endoglucanase 8-like, which translates to MGRSRSSSCSIVSMLLVVTLIMVMVKESCSTGREFTARNNKEANTIDYADALTKSILFFEGQRSGKLPGNQRMTWRKDSALNDGSLIGVDLSGGYYDAGDNLKFNFPMAFTTTILAWSILEFGQLMGSDLQYAMDAVKWSTDYFIKCTNNPDVIYVQVGEPYSDHGCWDRPEDMDTDRMAYAINTTRPGSEVSAEMAAALAASSIVFKSSDPVYSKTLLDRATLVFNFANTYQGNYNDCLKPFVCPFYCDWSGFLDELAWGALWLYKATHQPSYLDILTMNIKKMKSTNYIAYAHEFGWDNKDAGINVLATIELLLNGSSLSNDGEEYRLHADQFVCGILPENPTSVNYSQGGMMHKKAGSNTQVAGAISFITLVYAVHLDKAQQAIQCPDGTQVTPQRMVAIAKSQVDYILGNNPLGMSYMVGYGNKFPTRIHHRASSMPSLDQHPEQMHCKDGTPYFETSNPNPNLLIGAVVGGPDMNDQFADARVEFTASEPTTYINAPLTGLFAYFAHNT; encoded by the exons ATGGGTCGGTCGAGGTCATCGTCGTGTTCAATAGTGTCAATGTTATTAGTAGTAACTTTGATCATGGTAATGGTGAAAGAAAGTTGTTCAACAGGAAGAGAATTTACAGCAAGAAACAATAAAGAAGCAAATACCATTGACTATGCAGATGCTTTAACAAAAAGTATTTTATTTTTCGAAGGACAACGATCAGGAAAATTACCTGGAAATCAAAGAATGACATGGAGGAAAGATTCTGCTCTCAATGATGGTTCATTAATCGGG GTTGATCTTTCAGGAGGATACTACGATGCCGGGGACAACCTAAAGTTCAATTTTCCTATGGCGTTCACAACAACAATATTAGCTTGGAGTATTTTGGAGTTCGGCCAACTCATGGGTTCTGATCTACAATATGCCATGGATGCAGTAAAATGGTCAACAGACTATTTTATTAAATGCACGAATAACCCTGACGTGATTTACGTTCAAGTTGGAGAACCTTATAGTGATCATGGTTGTTGGGATAGGCCTGAGGATATGGACACTGATCGAATGGCATATGCTATTAACACGACCCGTCCTGGCTCTGAGGTTTCAGCAGAAATGGCTGCTGCGCTAGCAGCTTCCTCCATCGTCTTTAAATCTAGCGACCCTGTTTATTCTAAAACACTTCTCGATAGGGCAACACTG GTTTTCAACTTTGCAAATACATACCAAGGAAATTATAACGATTGCCTGAAGCCGTTTGTTTGCCCTTTCTATTGTGATTGGAGTGGTTTCCTG GATGAATTGGCTTGGGGTGCTCTGTGGCTATACAAGGCAACACATCAACCTAGCTATTTGGATATCCTCACCATGAATATTAAAAAAATGAAATCCACCAATTACATTGCATATGCTCATGAATTTGGTTGGGATAATAAGGATGCTGGCATCAACGTACTCGCTACCATT gaGTTGCTTTTGAACGGATCATCACTATCCAACGACGGAGAGGAATACCGCTTACATGCCGATCAATTTGTTTGCGGCATATTGCCAGAAAACCCCACTAGCGTGAATTATTCTCAAGGTGGGATGATGCATAAAAAGGCAGGAAGTAACACACAAGTTGCAGGAGCGATTTCGTTTATTACTCTTGTCTATGCTGTCCACTTAGATAAGGCTCAACAAGCCATTCAATGTCCTGATGGTACTCAGGTTACTCCACAGAGAATGGTTGCCATTGCCAAGAGTCAG GTGGATTACATTTTGGGAAATAACCCATTGGGCATGTCATACATGGTTGGATACGGTAACAAGTTCCCAACTAGAATACATCATCGTGCATCCTCAATGCCATCGCTCGATCAACATCCAGAGCAGATGCACTGTAAAGATGGGACGCCCTACTTTGAAACCTCAAATCCTAACCCAAATTTGCTGATAGGAGCTGTTGTTGGAGGACCAGATATGAATGATCAATTTGCCGATGCTCGGGTAGAATTTACTGCATCAGAACCGACAACTTACATCAATGCGCCTCTAACCGGGCTATTCGCCTACTTTGCTCACAATACTTAA